One Desulfobulbaceae bacterium genomic region harbors:
- a CDS encoding DUF362 domain-containing protein, producing MDRRKFIKEVLLWSAGLSLSVPRFIVPGSIHAAEGAKSTLSFTEGPDYESLVSRALSSLGGMKSFVNPGDTVVVKPNIGWDRTPEQGANTNPIVVRAVVQHVLDAGASKVLVFDRTCNEKRRCYTNSGIEKSLKKLNDKRVELDHIDRRKFVPVDIDRGKSLTRREIYLEALKADCYINVPIAKHHGLSKLTLGLKNSMGVIGGDRGEMHHDLGQKLADLATVVRPKLTIVDATRLLLRNGPQGGDIKDVKIRNALIASTDPVAADAYATTLFDMKPQEIESTVAAYKLGLGEMDIAKINILKS from the coding sequence GTGGATCGCCGAAAATTCATAAAGGAAGTTCTTCTCTGGTCTGCAGGTCTTTCCCTCTCTGTCCCGCGTTTCATTGTGCCAGGCTCTATTCATGCTGCTGAAGGCGCAAAATCAACCTTAAGTTTTACCGAAGGGCCTGACTATGAATCCCTGGTTTCACGGGCTCTTTCTTCCCTTGGTGGCATGAAGTCTTTTGTCAACCCAGGCGATACGGTTGTGGTAAAACCAAATATCGGTTGGGACCGCACCCCGGAACAAGGAGCCAATACCAACCCCATAGTAGTTCGGGCTGTTGTGCAGCATGTTCTTGATGCGGGTGCTTCGAAAGTTTTGGTGTTTGACCGAACATGCAACGAGAAACGGCGCTGCTACACCAACAGTGGCATTGAAAAATCTTTAAAGAAATTAAACGATAAGAGGGTTGAGCTTGACCATATTGACCGCCGCAAATTTGTTCCGGTAGATATTGACCGCGGTAAGTCCCTTACTCGCCGGGAAATTTATCTGGAGGCCCTGAAGGCGGATTGCTATATCAATGTGCCAATCGCCAAGCATCATGGTTTAAGCAAGCTTACCCTCGGCCTGAAAAATTCCATGGGAGTTATTGGCGGTGATCGAGGTGAAATGCACCATGATTTAGGACAAAAACTGGCTGACTTGGCAACTGTTGTCAGGCCCAAGCTGACCATTGTCGATGCCACGCGCCTTCTACTCCGAAACGGTCCGCAGGGAGGAGATATAAAGGATGTCAAAATCAGAAATGCCCTTATTGCCTCAACCGACCCAGTTGCAGCTGACGCCTATGCCACAACCCTGTTTGACATGAAACCGCAAGAAATCGAATCCACTGTCGCAGCCTATAAACTTGGTTTGGGAGAAATGGATATTGCCAAAATTAATATCCTTAAGTCCTGA